Genomic DNA from Candidatus Eisenbacteria bacterium:
AAGGGTCGCCGCCAAGAGCGGCCGAAGCCGGCGTCCGCCACCCGCAGGTCGGCCTCTTCCGCGCTCAGCCACGGTCCCTCCGGCCCAGGCGCGCGGCACACTCGAGGACCTCTCGAACGGCTTCATAGATTCCGGCGGCCGCCTGATCCGTCGCCGGCGTGTAGCGAAGGGAGTCAGCCCGGCCCAGGAGGGCGCTGAGCCGCTGGGCGATCTCGAAAGGAGCGCCTCTGGAGACGAGATGCGCGCCGAGACTCTCGCGGGTCATTCCTCTGACCTCCGCGCCATAGCGATCGGCCAGGTAGCTCTCGAGGGAACGCGCCAGCATGCCCCAGGGATCCTCCGTTTCGGCGGCGACGGAGCGGAGGGCCTCCCTCAGGCGCCGCGGAGCGCGCCTCATTCGGAAGCCTTCCGGATCGCGCCTCCGCTCCTCCCGCCTCCGGCGCAGCGCGAGGGATCCTGCGAGACCGGCCACCGGGATCGCCTGCAAGAGCCAGAAGCCCGTGCGGGTCCAGGGTCGCTCCGCGGAGAGTGGGGTCAGCCTGGTCCTCGTTCGAGAACCCCTGATCGCCCCTCCGAGGCGCTCGGTCGAGAGGTCCCCTGTCCCGGCCTTCGCGGGCTCGACTCGAACGGTTCTCCGCGAGGTCTCCACGACGCGGTAACGCTCCTCTTTCGGATCGAAGTAGGCCCACTCGATCGATGGAAGATTGAGCGAGCCCGCGATCTCGGGAACGAGCACGCGTGAGAAGCGCTTGCGCCCGCCGATCCGATCGTTGCCGCGCGTCGTCTCGGCCTCGCTCCCGGCCTCATAGCCCCTGCAGCCGACGACTTCCGGAAAGCGGGGGCCCTCGAGGGCGGCGATGTTTCCCTCGCCGACGATCTCCACGATCCAGGTGACCGGCTCTCCCTGGATGGCCGTGTCGCGATCGAGGCTCCCGCGGATCTCGTAGTCGCCGACGGCGCCGGCAAAGGAGGACGGCGCCCCCGGGGGAAGGGACCTCACCCGCACGGCGCACGCCTTCGATGGGATCTCCGCTTCCCGCTCCGCTCCCCTGAAGCCGAAGAAAGAGAAGGGATCGTATCCTCCCCGCGCCCTGGGGTCCCTGTAGCGGACCTGGACGGCCGCGGGGGAGATCTTCAGATCCCCCGCCCTCGTGGGGAAGAGAGCCAGCAGAACATCGGTGGCTTCATAGGGGGTCCCTCCCCGTTCCCTGCGGCTTCGCCGCTCCGGAGGCATCTCCTCTCTCCAGAACCCCTCCGTATCAGGCGGAACGAAGCGGGCGTCGAGCACGGAAGCGTCGTAACGCCGCAGGAAGGAGATCCGAGCCGTGATCTGCTCGCCGACATACGGGTCGTCCGGATCTACGATCATCTCCACTGCGATGGGCGGCGTGGAACGGTCCTCTTCCCTCTGCCCCCCGCCGCTGGGCGGCGCGGATCGCGGAGTCGACGGACCGGCTCCGCCCCCCGAGACCGCGCTCAATCGGAGGGGACCTATCTGGTAGGCCCTGCCCGACACCCGCACCTCGAACGGCCCGATCGCGAATTCCCCTTCTCTCAACGGAGTCAGTATGTACTGCTGCTGGATCGACTGGGAGAGACGCCCGTTCACGAGCGAGAAGCTCCGGCTCTCGCCCCCCTCGCGGATTCTCAATCCATCGGGCGATCTCAGGGACGGTTTCCCCTCGACCGAGGATGCGCCCTCGATCGTGATCGTCATCACGG
This window encodes:
- a CDS encoding protein BatD translates to MTLPRSLIALLALLLAATSASGEVRVSGSIDPQAIGVGESAVMTITIEGASSVEGKPSLRSPDGLRIREGGESRSFSLVNGRLSQSIQQQYILTPLREGEFAIGPFEVRVSGRAYQIGPLRLSAVSGGGAGPSTPRSAPPSGGGQREEDRSTPPIAVEMIVDPDDPYVGEQITARISFLRRYDASVLDARFVPPDTEGFWREEMPPERRSRRERGGTPYEATDVLLALFPTRAGDLKISPAAVQVRYRDPRARGGYDPFSFFGFRGAEREAEIPSKACAVRVRSLPPGAPSSFAGAVGDYEIRGSLDRDTAIQGEPVTWIVEIVGEGNIAALEGPRFPEVVGCRGYEAGSEAETTRGNDRIGGRKRFSRVLVPEIAGSLNLPSIEWAYFDPKEERYRVVETSRRTVRVEPAKAGTGDLSTERLGGAIRGSRTRTRLTPLSAERPWTRTGFWLLQAIPVAGLAGSLALRRRREERRRDPEGFRMRRAPRRLREALRSVAAETEDPWGMLARSLESYLADRYGAEVRGMTRESLGAHLVSRGAPFEIAQRLSALLGRADSLRYTPATDQAAAGIYEAVREVLECAARLGRRDRG